From a region of the Sebastes umbrosus isolate fSebUmb1 chromosome 10, fSebUmb1.pri, whole genome shotgun sequence genome:
- the LOC119495190 gene encoding inactive phospholipase D5-like isoform X1, giving the protein MKSQQKCIMIFALVCCFAVLMALIFSAVDIWGEDEDGITEDNCSKDCRVVLVENIPDDISFLDNGTSHLPLSAGLYNLLDRAKRVVEIVSPLWFLNSSDYESSFQPAARQGRALLSRLQGLKAKGIQLKISSGMIDSTELGMLAKHNAEVHYVNMTALTKGHLLSSFWVVDRKHFYIGSASMDWRSLATRKELGVLVYDCSCLALDLHRVFSLYWGLQYKDFIPSFWSKRLFALYNRDEPLEFTLNSTKAQAYISSSPDVFIPKDRSNDLDAISRVIKEAQHFIYISIIDYLPLLSRNAHRYWSRIDSLIREALILRKVRVRLLISCWEKTNPLTFNFVWSLRSLCMEQANCSLEAKFFNPRVQRDGSLQGINHNRFMVTDRAIYLGNLDWVGNEFTFNAGAGLVISQPEGIEERNSTVVEQLRAAFERDWFSRYTRSLQSNKIPVCNKHQIDRLVPGKTNHLDNGPMPIRTGQHDNGPAPIRHNHKDDGPGKTKHHDDRPSKISSQGQDNGLVPIIDGYQERGRVKMSHPDNRQVQIKGNPMEAPSQSAESSGSREIFNGSL; this is encoded by the exons AGTGGTGCTTGTGGAGAACATCCCAGATGACATCTCCTTCTTAGATAATGGTACATCACACCTCCCTCTCTCGGCGGGGCTGTATAACTTACTGGACCGAGCTAAACGGGTCGTAGAGATAGTTTCCCCGCTGTGGTTCCTCAACTCCTCCGATTATGAATCCAGCTTCCAGCCTGCTGCCAGACAG GGCAGGGCTCTGCTGTCCAGGCTGCAGGGGCTGAAAGCTAAAGGAATCCAGCTGAAGATCTCCAGCGGGATGATCGACTCCACTGAGCTCGGGATGCTCGCCAAACACA ATGCTGAAGTCCACTATGTGAACATGACAGCGCTAACCAAAGGCCATCTCCTCTCGTCCTTCTGGGTGGTCGACAGGAAGCATTTCTACATCGGCAGCGCCAGCATGGACTGGAGATCCCTTGCCACA AGGAAGGAGCTGGGTGTGTTGGTGTACGACTGCAGCTGTCTGGCTCTGGACCTTCACAGAGTGTTCAGCCTCTACTGGGGGCTCCAGTATAAAGACTTCATCCCCTCCTTCTGGTCCAAGCGCCTCTTTGCCCTCTACAACAGGGACGAACCACTGGAGTTCACTCTCAACAGCACAAAGGCTCAGGCCTACATCTCT AGCTCCCCAGATGTTTTCATCCCCAAAGATCGTAGCAATGATCTTGATGCCATTTCCAGGGTCATCAAGGAGGCCCAGCATTTCATCTATATCTCCATCATCGATTACCTGCCCCTCCTCAGCCGCAACGCTCACAG GTACTGGTCCCGTATCGACAGTCTTATCCGGGAGGCTCTGATCCTGAGGAAGGTCCGGGTCCGTCTGCTGATAAGCTGCTGGGAAAAGACTAATCCACTTACTTTCAACTTCGTCTGGTCCCTGAGGAGTCTGTGCATGGAGCAGGCCAACTGCTCACTGGAAGCT aaGTTCTTCAACCCCAGAGTGCAGAGGGACGGCAGTCTTCAAGGAATAAACCACAACAGGTTTATGGTGACAGACAGAGCCATTTATTTAG GTAACCTGGATTGGGTGGGGAATGAGTTTACCTTTAATGCAGGAGCAGGACTGGTGATCAGTCAGCCAGAGGGCATTGAGGAGAGGAACTCTACAGTGGTGGAGCAGCTACGGGCTGCGTTCGAGAGGGACTGGTTTTCACGTTACACCCGCTCACTGCAGTCCAATAAGATCCCCGTCTGCAACAAGCATCAGATCGACAGACTGGTGCCAGGCAAAACTAACCATCTAGACAATGGACCAATGCCTATCAGAACAGGCCAGCACGATAACGGACCTGCACCAATTAGACACAATCACAAAGATGATGGACCGGGTAAAACAAAGCACCATGACGACAGACCAAGCAAAATTAGTAGCCAAGGCCAGGACAATGGACTGGTGCCAATTATAGATGGTTACCAAGAGAGGGGACGAGTCAAAATGAGTCACCCTGACAACAGACAGGTACAAATCAAAGGTAATCCAATGGAAGcacccagtcagtcagctgAGAGCAGCGGCAGCAGAGAGATCTTCAACGGGTCCCTGTGA
- the LOC119495190 gene encoding inactive phospholipase D5-like isoform X2 — protein MNPASSLLPDRALLSRLQGLKAKGIQLKISSGMIDSTELGMLAKHNAEVHYVNMTALTKGHLLSSFWVVDRKHFYIGSASMDWRSLATRKELGVLVYDCSCLALDLHRVFSLYWGLQYKDFIPSFWSKRLFALYNRDEPLEFTLNSTKAQAYISSSPDVFIPKDRSNDLDAISRVIKEAQHFIYISIIDYLPLLSRNAHRYWSRIDSLIREALILRKVRVRLLISCWEKTNPLTFNFVWSLRSLCMEQANCSLEAKFFNPRVQRDGSLQGINHNRFMVTDRAIYLGNLDWVGNEFTFNAGAGLVISQPEGIEERNSTVVEQLRAAFERDWFSRYTRSLQSNKIPVCNKHQIDRLVPGKTNHLDNGPMPIRTGQHDNGPAPIRHNHKDDGPGKTKHHDDRPSKISSQGQDNGLVPIIDGYQERGRVKMSHPDNRQVQIKGNPMEAPSQSAESSGSREIFNGSL, from the exons ATGAATCCAGCTTCCAGCCTGCTGCCAGACAG GGCTCTGCTGTCCAGGCTGCAGGGGCTGAAAGCTAAAGGAATCCAGCTGAAGATCTCCAGCGGGATGATCGACTCCACTGAGCTCGGGATGCTCGCCAAACACA ATGCTGAAGTCCACTATGTGAACATGACAGCGCTAACCAAAGGCCATCTCCTCTCGTCCTTCTGGGTGGTCGACAGGAAGCATTTCTACATCGGCAGCGCCAGCATGGACTGGAGATCCCTTGCCACA AGGAAGGAGCTGGGTGTGTTGGTGTACGACTGCAGCTGTCTGGCTCTGGACCTTCACAGAGTGTTCAGCCTCTACTGGGGGCTCCAGTATAAAGACTTCATCCCCTCCTTCTGGTCCAAGCGCCTCTTTGCCCTCTACAACAGGGACGAACCACTGGAGTTCACTCTCAACAGCACAAAGGCTCAGGCCTACATCTCT AGCTCCCCAGATGTTTTCATCCCCAAAGATCGTAGCAATGATCTTGATGCCATTTCCAGGGTCATCAAGGAGGCCCAGCATTTCATCTATATCTCCATCATCGATTACCTGCCCCTCCTCAGCCGCAACGCTCACAG GTACTGGTCCCGTATCGACAGTCTTATCCGGGAGGCTCTGATCCTGAGGAAGGTCCGGGTCCGTCTGCTGATAAGCTGCTGGGAAAAGACTAATCCACTTACTTTCAACTTCGTCTGGTCCCTGAGGAGTCTGTGCATGGAGCAGGCCAACTGCTCACTGGAAGCT aaGTTCTTCAACCCCAGAGTGCAGAGGGACGGCAGTCTTCAAGGAATAAACCACAACAGGTTTATGGTGACAGACAGAGCCATTTATTTAG GTAACCTGGATTGGGTGGGGAATGAGTTTACCTTTAATGCAGGAGCAGGACTGGTGATCAGTCAGCCAGAGGGCATTGAGGAGAGGAACTCTACAGTGGTGGAGCAGCTACGGGCTGCGTTCGAGAGGGACTGGTTTTCACGTTACACCCGCTCACTGCAGTCCAATAAGATCCCCGTCTGCAACAAGCATCAGATCGACAGACTGGTGCCAGGCAAAACTAACCATCTAGACAATGGACCAATGCCTATCAGAACAGGCCAGCACGATAACGGACCTGCACCAATTAGACACAATCACAAAGATGATGGACCGGGTAAAACAAAGCACCATGACGACAGACCAAGCAAAATTAGTAGCCAAGGCCAGGACAATGGACTGGTGCCAATTATAGATGGTTACCAAGAGAGGGGACGAGTCAAAATGAGTCACCCTGACAACAGACAGGTACAAATCAAAGGTAATCCAATGGAAGcacccagtcagtcagctgAGAGCAGCGGCAGCAGAGAGATCTTCAACGGGTCCCTGTGA